TGGACGCCGAGCAGACCGTCAGTTCGACGATGCCCGCGGCGTTCCTGCAGTCGCTCATCGAGACGCTCGACGAGCGAACGCGGGCGCTCGAGGACGAATTCAGTGCCGAACACGACGACGACGCACAGACGGACCTCGAGGACCTGACGGGAACGCTCCGGAACATCTGCACGCAGGTGGAGAAGGACCTCCAGCACCCCAGGATGACGCTCTACGAGGTCCTCGAGCCGATACTCACGAACGAGTTCTCGCAGTACCACCACGAGGCTCGCGAACTGAAGGCGTCGACCACGAACCTTCGAGCTGACGAGGAACGCGCGATCGACCGGGTCGTGGAAGCGCTCGAGGAGGTGAACATCACTCGACACTACTTCAAGACGCTGTACGTCCACGAAGAACTGGCGACGGTCTCGCGACTCATCCTCGTCACGGGCCTGCCCGCGGTCATCGTCAGCATGGGCATCATCCTCCTGTACTCGCGGGACGCGATCTTCCTCGGCGACCCGTACATCCTGATCGTCGTCAGCGTCGGGCTCGGCGTCGTCCTCCTCCCGCTGAACGTCCTGTTCGCGTACGGGCTCCGCATCGGGACGATCGCGAAGATGACGACGACGTTCGGGACGTTCACGCCCGTCGACGAGATGCCCTGATCGAATCGGTCGAGCCGACGCGTCGGCGGGCCCGCGACGCGGCGAACCGTCGCGTCGAACCGTCGCTTGACTTCGCTCGTGGCTGTATTCGGCCGCGCCTGTGCAAGTCGAGGACTTTTCGCTCGGGAGAGCCGAGTTCGACCATGGCGAATGTTCCCAGCGTGAAGGACGTCGAGTCGACCGACGAGTTCGTTCACGTCCGCTTCCGCGACCCGGACGACTTCGAGACGATCCGGACGCCGGACTGGGCGGAGAACGCCGCCAGTTCCGTCGTCGAGGGCTCGGAGGTCCGGATGGGCGACGAGAAGGGGAACGAGGACTGGGTGGTCCAGAGCGTCCTCGTCCCGAACGACGTCGACGAGGACGAGGCGACGTCGAAGGCCGAGGAGATAGTCGAGAAGATCGAGTCCTGACGTGGCTCCCGGAGAGCAGGATTCGTGAGCGACGTTCCCGATCCAGGCGAGATCTTCGACCGTGCGGTCGAGGAGGGCGAGCGCCGCCTCGACCAGTCGCTGCTGGAGCTCGTCTCGACGTCGTTCATCGCGGGGTTCACAGTCGTATTCGGAATCATTGCGCTCGGCATCGTCGAGGGCATCGTCCACCCGGTGTCGAGCGAGCTGGCGAAGCTCGCCGGCGCACTCGCGTTCGGGCCCGGCCTCGTCTTCCTCGTCGTCGGGCGGACGGAGCTGTTCAACGAGAACTTCTTCGACCCCATCGCGGCCTCGTTCGACGACGACTCCTGGCGGGTGGGAGCGATCGCGCGACTGTGGGCGGTGACGTTCGTCCTCAACCTCCTCGGTGGCTTCGTGCTCGTAGGCGTGCTCTCCGTCGACGGCGCGCTTCCCTCGGGGAGCGCGGAGGCGCTCGTCCGGTTCGCCGAGGAGGCCGTGCGGCGGCCGGACGTCGTCGAGTTCGTCCGAGCGTTCGTCGGCGGGGCGCTCGTCGCCCTGCTGTCGTTCCTCCTGGCCACCACCAGCGAGACGTCCAGTCGCATCGCGCTCTCGTACGTCGTCGGCGTCTTCCTCGCGCTCGGTCCGTTCGACCACGTCGTCGTCACCGTCCTCCACGTCGCCATCGGGTTCGTCCTCGGTGCGAACGTCGCCCCGGGGTCGCTCGCGGAGACGACCGCGGTCGTCACCGCGGGGAACCTCGTCGGCGGCGTCGGGCTCGTCACGCTCACGCACGTCGGTCAGGGCATCGGCGCACGCGAATCCGAAGACTGACCCGGAGAAGTGAGGCGGAGTCGATCACGCCGCCCCGCGAGAGCCAGGACGGCGTAGCGCGACGGTGGACGTCACGCAGGGCGTACTCCACTCGTGATGGAACAAACGACCATTTGACTGAACGATACTGTTGTCTTAACTAAGTGGCTGGACGATCGAGGAGACGTATGGCGCTTTCCCAGACAGTGCTCAGCGGAGTTCCACTCGTACCGCTACAGTTCGGCGGAGACCTCATCTGGCTCGCGATCGTGTTCCTGGTCCTCGCGCTGGTCGCGGGGATCGTCGGAGCCAGCGGCGTCGCGGGGCTGAGTATGGACATCGCCAAGTGGCTCGTCATCATATTCATCGTCCTCGCCGTCCTCACGTTCCTGTTCTGACGCCCGATGGGGGATACCCCCCGTCCCTGCCGCCAGGTCGTGCGACACCGCAGTGGCGAGCATGGCGCTACCCAGAGCCCCGAGACGGATCGAGGAAGTCGACTGGGTGAACTATCTGGTGCGGGGTTGCACTTGCACCGACACCCTCTTAGTTCGAAAGCCGGAACCTAACGCCGTGAACCTGTACCAGCTCCTCGGGCCCGAGGCGAGCGAGTTCGTACGCGAGCTCGTCCCCGCGTGGCTGCTACCCCTCCTCGCCGTCGTCACGGAACTGGGCAATCCCGGGCTACTGATGGCGGTGTTCGTCCTCGACTACTGGTTCGGCGACCACCGGCGCGGAGCGCACGCGTTCGGGATCGCCGTCGCCGGGTTCGCGCTCATCACCGCGCTCAAGTACTACTTCCTCGCGCCGCGCCCGCCGTCGGAGGTCGCCTTCGTCGCGACGGGCGGCTACAGCTTCCCGAGCGGGCACGCAACGTCCGCCGCGATCGGGTACGGGATCCTCGCCTACGACGGCGAGATCGGCGAGGCCTGGCAGCGGTACGGGCTCGCGGGCGCGCTCGTCGCTATCGTCGCGTTCTCGCGGGTCGCCCTCGGCGTGCACTTCGTCCGCGACGTCGTCGCCGGCGTCGCCGTCGGTCTCGCGTTCGTCGCGCTCGCGGTCGCCGCCACGAAGCACGACCCCCTCCGCGCGTTCGTCGCCGCGGTCGCCGTCGCGGTGGCGGCCGTCGTCGTCAGCGGCGCCAGTCAGGACGGCGTCGTCACGGTCGGCCTCGCCGTCGGCGCCGTCGTCTCCTGGCCGGTGCTCCGTCCCATCCCAGAGATAGCGCGCCGCCGGAACCGCGCCGTCCTCGGCGTCCTCGTCCTCCCGCTCGTCCTCGGTGTCGGCTACCTGTCGACGCTCGAAGCCACCGGCTCCCTGCTCGCGTTCGGCCTGAGCGCCCTGCTCGGCGCCACCATCCTCGCCATCCCAGAAGCAGCGAGTTTCTACGAGATGCGACGCCGCGACGGCATCGAGTCGGGCGACGCGAGTGCGTGACCGCACCGTCGTCCCCGCCACTTCGGCGGTGTCGACCGCTGGAGCGACGGGCGAAGATCAGTTCCCGTCGTCGCTCCCGCCATCGTCACCGTCGTTCCCGTCGAGATCTGAGCACTCCGAGGGCACGTAGCCCGCCGGGAGCTCCTCGACGAACGACGTCTCGGTGCCGTCGATGGAGATGACGATCGTCGGCGCGAGCGTCCCGCCGAACACCTCGCGCTGGCGGTCCTCGGAGAAGTCGCCGACGTCCTTCAGCGTCTTCTCGCCCAAGTCGTGGTAGTTGTAGTAGCTGAGCAGCGCGACCTTGTCCTCGTCATCGTAGGGGACCGGAATCCACGA
This genomic window from Halorubellus sp. JP-L1 contains:
- a CDS encoding phosphatase PAP2 family protein; the protein is MNLYQLLGPEASEFVRELVPAWLLPLLAVVTELGNPGLLMAVFVLDYWFGDHRRGAHAFGIAVAGFALITALKYYFLAPRPPSEVAFVATGGYSFPSGHATSAAIGYGILAYDGEIGEAWQRYGLAGALVAIVAFSRVALGVHFVRDVVAGVAVGLAFVALAVAATKHDPLRAFVAAVAVAVAAVVVSGASQDGVVTVGLAVGAVVSWPVLRPIPEIARRRNRAVLGVLVLPLVLGVGYLSTLEATGSLLAFGLSALLGATILAIPEAASFYEMRRRDGIESGDASA
- a CDS encoding formate/nitrite transporter family protein gives rise to the protein MSDVPDPGEIFDRAVEEGERRLDQSLLELVSTSFIAGFTVVFGIIALGIVEGIVHPVSSELAKLAGALAFGPGLVFLVVGRTELFNENFFDPIAASFDDDSWRVGAIARLWAVTFVLNLLGGFVLVGVLSVDGALPSGSAEALVRFAEEAVRRPDVVEFVRAFVGGALVALLSFLLATTSETSSRIALSYVVGVFLALGPFDHVVVTVLHVAIGFVLGANVAPGSLAETTAVVTAGNLVGGVGLVTLTHVGQGIGARESED
- a CDS encoding DUF1328 domain-containing protein, with translation MALSQTVLSGVPLVPLQFGGDLIWLAIVFLVLALVAGIVGASGVAGLSMDIAKWLVIIFIVLAVLTFLF